Proteins encoded in a region of the Paenibacillus pedocola genome:
- a CDS encoding FAD-dependent oxidoreductase — translation MYEIAIIGAGPAGASAALFAAKAGKKTLLIDNDKGMTRRGWYENFYGISEIGGPDLVETGHKQAVKFGAELVNDQAVNLTAGSEGVVIESESGATYEAKHVILATGVLTDLAVKAGVETKDGTEPRIKTVVAVNAEGKTNVEGIWAAGTVAGVSVHAIITAGDGAKVAINIISELNGARYVDHDLLKA, via the coding sequence ATGTATGAAATTGCAATTATCGGAGCCGGTCCTGCCGGTGCAAGTGCCGCCCTGTTCGCCGCCAAGGCGGGCAAAAAAACGCTGTTGATCGATAACGACAAGGGCATGACCCGCAGAGGCTGGTATGAGAACTTCTACGGAATCTCTGAAATCGGCGGCCCAGACCTCGTAGAAACCGGACATAAGCAGGCCGTCAAATTCGGAGCGGAGCTTGTGAACGATCAGGCCGTGAATCTCACTGCGGGCAGCGAAGGTGTAGTCATTGAGAGTGAAAGCGGCGCTACCTATGAAGCGAAGCATGTGATCCTGGCTACAGGCGTACTGACGGATCTCGCCGTTAAGGCAGGCGTGGAGACCAAAGATGGCACGGAGCCAAGAATCAAAACTGTGGTTGCCGTGAACGCGGAAGGCAAAACCAATGTCGAAGGCATTTGGGCAGCGGGAACCGTGGCTGGAGTCAGTGTACATGCGATTATCACTGCCGGTGATGGTGCAAAGGTGGCCATTAACATTATCAGTGAGCTGAACGGCGCCCGGTATGTGGACCACGATTTACTGAAGGCATAA
- a CDS encoding sensor histidine kinase, translating to MIARLSGLFRRHSAPRSLRKQLLATSLLILSVLLLLIGVLQYVLMRNFIYSNRAESMETQLHSVPRDFFYTLYSRNAGIYPENLNNAGQQDSPLSADPTASGITSSSGADSSSGRSNNSGQNGLAGSSQGSLMPGENGGGNIGGLPGVNPGNQRTGENGRPLLLDAHTTIAVYSSDGTFKDLQQDTLSESAAPRLSNEEYDELLDHTTGKAKGKYKLITSADGSQHLAVFMDLGRPGGNRILLQMSVETGPLKDVILQQLLIFAALSVVALLAGLFLYLPALRKTLVPLSNMGEAAQRIDAGNLDVRFPVDQGQMEIDKLSQSFNGMLERLEISFHNEREAKEQMRRFAADASHELRTPLTSIHGFLEVLLRGAADNKEQLYNALKSMHGESKRINKLVEDLLLLARMDGAPQLRVRKLPLGEVIDEMKPQLLVLAGKRKVTFDLSYGINGMVDSDKIKQVILNLFHNAVQHTDTEKGSIHISLHTRNSEAQLAVRDNGSGISAEHIPHVFERFYRSDSSRTRKYGGSGLGLSITKSIVEAHDGTISVESTPGEGTSFNITLPCLLD from the coding sequence ATGATTGCCCGCCTGTCTGGCCTCTTCCGCAGACATTCCGCACCACGCTCCCTGCGTAAGCAGCTGCTTGCCACTTCACTGCTTATTCTATCGGTGCTCCTCCTGCTCATCGGAGTACTGCAATATGTGCTGATGCGCAATTTCATCTACAGCAACAGGGCTGAATCCATGGAAACCCAGCTGCATTCCGTGCCGCGTGATTTTTTTTATACGCTATATTCCCGGAATGCGGGAATATATCCCGAGAATCTGAACAACGCAGGACAGCAGGATAGTCCGCTAAGTGCTGACCCCACCGCCTCCGGCATTACATCCAGCAGCGGAGCAGACAGCAGCTCCGGACGCAGCAATAACTCCGGGCAGAACGGCCTGGCTGGCAGCAGCCAAGGCTCGCTCATGCCGGGAGAGAACGGGGGAGGCAATATCGGCGGACTGCCGGGCGTAAATCCGGGTAATCAGCGGACGGGAGAGAACGGACGCCCGCTGCTGCTTGACGCTCATACCACGATCGCTGTATACAGCTCAGACGGCACGTTTAAGGATCTGCAGCAGGACACCCTGTCCGAGTCTGCTGCCCCGCGGCTGAGCAATGAGGAATACGATGAGCTGCTGGACCACACAACGGGTAAGGCAAAGGGAAAATACAAGCTGATTACCTCCGCGGACGGAAGCCAGCATCTGGCTGTCTTCATGGATCTGGGGAGACCCGGCGGAAATAGAATCCTGCTGCAGATGAGTGTGGAGACGGGACCGCTGAAGGATGTAATCCTGCAGCAGCTGCTTATTTTCGCCGCCTTGTCGGTAGTGGCTTTGCTGGCCGGATTATTCCTCTATTTGCCCGCGCTGCGCAAAACATTAGTGCCTTTATCCAATATGGGCGAGGCGGCGCAGCGTATCGATGCCGGTAATCTGGACGTCCGCTTTCCCGTTGATCAGGGACAAATGGAGATCGACAAGCTTTCCCAATCCTTCAACGGGATGCTCGAGCGGCTGGAAATCTCCTTTCATAATGAGCGTGAAGCCAAAGAACAGATGCGGCGGTTCGCCGCAGATGCCTCCCACGAGCTTCGGACGCCGCTCACCTCGATTCACGGCTTCCTGGAGGTGCTGCTGCGCGGAGCTGCCGATAACAAAGAGCAGCTCTACAATGCGCTGAAGAGCATGCACGGGGAATCCAAGCGGATCAACAAGCTGGTTGAGGATCTCCTGCTGCTGGCCCGAATGGACGGAGCCCCCCAGCTAAGGGTCAGAAAGCTGCCGCTGGGCGAAGTCATCGACGAAATGAAGCCGCAGCTGCTAGTGCTTGCCGGCAAGCGTAAGGTTACTTTTGATCTTTCATACGGGATCAACGGAATGGTTGACTCCGACAAAATTAAACAAGTCATTCTTAATCTATTCCATAATGCCGTACAACATACGGATACCGAAAAAGGCAGTATCCATATTTCGCTTCACACCCGGAATTCGGAAGCGCAACTTGCCGTTCGGGATAACGGAAGCGGCATCTCAGCCGAGCATATCCCCCATGTCTTTGAGCGGTTCTACCGCAGCGATTCGTCGCGTACACGGAAATACGGCGGTTCCGGCCTCGGCTTGTCGATTACCAAATCGATTGTCGAGGCGCATGACGGAACAATCAGCGTCGAGAGCACACCGGGTGAAGGCACAAGCTTCAATATTACCTTGCCATGTCTATTGGATTAG
- a CDS encoding response regulator transcription factor: MKAAQGVRLLLVDDEPHILQFLELGLINEGFEVKTAPDGASAIAIAADFKPHVAILDVMMPGMDGFEVCRYLRSEETEIAVIMLTAKDEVDDRVKGLSIGADDYMVKPFSFDELLARIQARLRNQFPGLLGEVRCGPFRIDGRRKEIRHRDEVLELSPTEYELLQYLVINHGLVLSKPMILDKVWGYDFGGEENIVEVYIRSLREKLGDKEHRIIRTLRGAGYRVDLL; this comes from the coding sequence ATGAAAGCTGCCCAAGGTGTACGACTCTTGCTCGTTGATGACGAGCCTCATATACTCCAGTTCCTGGAACTGGGATTAATCAACGAAGGCTTTGAAGTAAAAACTGCCCCAGACGGGGCGAGCGCAATCGCCATTGCTGCCGATTTCAAGCCTCATGTGGCGATCCTGGATGTGATGATGCCGGGAATGGACGGATTCGAGGTCTGCCGCTACCTCCGGTCAGAAGAAACAGAAATTGCCGTAATCATGCTTACGGCCAAAGACGAAGTGGATGACCGCGTCAAAGGCCTGTCCATCGGCGCCGACGATTACATGGTTAAGCCGTTCAGCTTCGATGAGCTGCTGGCCCGGATACAGGCCCGGCTGCGGAATCAGTTTCCCGGACTGCTCGGGGAAGTCCGCTGCGGCCCGTTCCGGATCGACGGCAGACGCAAAGAAATCCGCCACCGGGACGAGGTCCTGGAGCTCTCCCCTACCGAATATGAGCTGCTGCAATATCTGGTCATCAACCACGGCCTCGTGCTGAGCAAGCCGATGATTCTGGACAAGGTATGGGGCTATGATTTCGGTGGGGAAGAAAACATCGTCGAGGTCTATATCCGCTCCCTCCGTGAGAAACTCGGTGATAAGGAGCACCGGATTATCCGCACGCTGCGCGGTGCAGGGTACCGGGTGGACCTGTTATGA
- a CDS encoding glucose-1-phosphate adenylyltransferase, with the protein MKKKEMVAMLLAGGQGKRLKGLTKSLAKPAVYFGGTYRIIDFPLSNCSNSGIDTVGVLTQYEPLVLHSYIGVGSDWDLNRKDGGVFVLPPHERENGSSWYRGTADAIYRNLKFVDQFDPEHVLILSGDHIYKMDYNAMLQYHKARNADCTISVIDVSLEEASRFGILNTDEDLKIYEFDEKPAKPKSTLASMGVYIFKWDVLRKHLLEDGEKASSSHDFGKDIIPLMLEDGNSLYAYPFVGYWRDVGTVTSLWEANMDLLSDHPPLNLNDPNWRIFTRNPNQAAQYVAPEAKVSSCIINEGCIVHGEVKHSVLFYGVEVGEGSVITDSVIMPKVKIGKNVRIHKAIISENTVIEDYMEIGIERENEDEILLIDNRSKKRKSVAAKTI; encoded by the coding sequence ATGAAGAAAAAAGAAATGGTAGCCATGCTATTGGCGGGAGGCCAAGGGAAAAGGTTGAAGGGATTAACAAAATCTCTCGCCAAACCCGCTGTATATTTTGGAGGAACCTATCGGATTATCGATTTCCCGCTAAGTAATTGCTCTAACTCGGGTATTGATACGGTTGGTGTGCTGACGCAATATGAGCCGCTTGTTCTCCACTCATACATCGGGGTAGGCAGCGACTGGGATTTAAACCGTAAAGATGGCGGTGTATTCGTGCTGCCGCCGCATGAACGGGAGAACGGAAGCAGCTGGTATCGGGGAACGGCTGATGCAATTTACCGCAATCTCAAATTTGTAGACCAGTTTGATCCGGAGCATGTGCTTATCCTGTCCGGGGACCATATTTACAAAATGGACTACAACGCAATGCTGCAGTACCACAAAGCAAGAAACGCTGACTGCACCATCTCGGTCATTGACGTTTCCCTGGAGGAAGCAAGCCGCTTCGGGATCCTTAATACGGATGAAGACCTCAAAATTTACGAATTTGATGAAAAGCCCGCCAAGCCGAAGAGCACACTGGCTTCCATGGGTGTATATATTTTTAAATGGGACGTTCTGCGCAAGCATCTGCTGGAGGACGGCGAGAAGGCAAGCTCCTCCCATGACTTCGGCAAAGATATCATCCCTTTGATGCTGGAGGACGGCAACTCCCTGTACGCTTATCCTTTTGTCGGCTACTGGAGGGACGTTGGTACGGTCACCAGCCTGTGGGAAGCGAATATGGACCTGCTGAGCGACCATCCGCCGCTGAACCTGAATGATCCGAACTGGCGGATCTTCACCCGTAATCCGAATCAGGCTGCGCAATATGTGGCGCCGGAAGCGAAGGTGTCGAGCTGCATCATTAATGAAGGCTGCATTGTGCATGGAGAGGTTAAGCATTCGGTGCTGTTTTACGGGGTGGAAGTGGGCGAAGGCAGCGTCATTACCGACTCCGTCATTATGCCCAAGGTCAAAATCGGCAAGAATGTAAGAATTCATAAAGCCATCATTAGTGAGAATACAGTCATCGAGGATTATATGGAGATCGGTATCGAACGGGAGAATGAGGATGAAATTCTGCTGATCGACAATCGCAGCAAGAAACGTAAATCAGTCGCAGCCAAAACCATATAA
- the glgD gene encoding glucose-1-phosphate adenylyltransferase subunit GlgD, with protein sequence MKELLGVINLDHELDKLNELTYFRCGAAVPFASRYRLIDFVLSNMMRAELESVGLFVRRKYRSLMDHLGDGKSWDMNRKHGGLFILPPDWNDPTDTSLGDLQHYHNNLDFFKRASAKYIVFSGSQHINTVDLQDVFQYHLEKGADVTLVYKAIDQLQPEHDPCLRLELNDNNLVTEIHQEKHHPNVYLDIFIMEKKVFLEQVEYCIAHGESFFFRDVIQKNRANFKLAGYEYKGYHAVINSLESYYKNSLELLKQENYRDLFQENPVQTKIKYEAPTRYLDSANVSNSLVANGCIIGGTVENSVIFRGVQVREGARIINSVIMQKCIIEENAVIENVIMDKDVHLSKERILVGDSKRPFVIAKSSKI encoded by the coding sequence ATGAAAGAGCTTTTGGGCGTAATCAATCTTGACCATGAACTGGACAAATTGAATGAGTTAACTTATTTCCGCTGCGGCGCGGCCGTACCTTTTGCCAGCCGTTACCGGCTGATCGACTTTGTCCTGTCCAATATGATGCGGGCGGAGCTAGAGAGTGTCGGGCTGTTTGTCCGCCGCAAATACCGTTCGCTGATGGACCATCTCGGTGACGGCAAGTCCTGGGATATGAACCGCAAGCACGGGGGATTGTTCATTCTTCCGCCAGACTGGAATGATCCGACGGATACATCGCTCGGCGATTTGCAGCATTACCACAACAACCTGGATTTCTTCAAGCGGGCTTCAGCCAAATATATTGTATTCTCCGGCAGCCAGCATATTAACACTGTTGATCTGCAGGATGTGTTCCAGTACCACTTGGAAAAGGGAGCCGATGTCACCCTTGTCTATAAAGCGATCGACCAGCTTCAGCCGGAGCATGATCCGTGTCTGCGGCTTGAATTGAATGACAATAACCTCGTTACCGAGATTCACCAGGAGAAACATCATCCGAACGTGTATCTGGACATATTTATCATGGAGAAGAAAGTATTCCTGGAGCAGGTTGAATACTGCATTGCGCACGGCGAGAGCTTCTTTTTCCGCGATGTTATTCAGAAGAACCGGGCTAACTTTAAACTTGCAGGCTATGAATATAAGGGTTATCATGCGGTAATCAATTCACTGGAGAGCTATTATAAGAATAGCCTTGAGCTGCTTAAGCAGGAGAATTACCGTGATCTCTTCCAGGAGAATCCGGTACAGACGAAGATCAAGTATGAAGCGCCTACCCGTTATCTTGACAGCGCGAATGTTAGTAATTCCCTGGTCGCTAACGGCTGTATTATTGGCGGAACGGTAGAGAACAGCGTGATTTTCCGTGGTGTGCAGGTTCGTGAAGGTGCGAGGATTATTAACTCTGTCATCATGCAGAAGTGTATTATTGAAGAGAATGCTGTGATCGAGAATGTCATCATGGATAAAGATGTGCATTTAAGCAAGGAACGGATTCTCGTCGGGGATAGCAAACGGCCGTTTGTCATCGCCAAGAGCAGCAAAATTTAA
- a CDS encoding glycogen/starch/alpha-glucan phosphorylase: MFNDKETFKKVFRETLIGKLGKPLEEASNGEVYNIIGNMIRENAGKNWAETNQKYKNNQDKQVYYFSMEFLIGRLLGNNLLNMGVLEVVRDGLAELGFDLREVEEEESDAGLGNGGLGRLAACFLDSLASLQYAGHGCGIRYKYGLFEQKIVDGYQVELPDYWLQNDNVWEVRREDKQVEVRFWGRIETREENGELVFDHKDYEAVRAVPYDVPIIGADRKHVNTLRNWSAESITLASRMSGSLTGSDYHKFLEYKRSVESISEFLYPDDSQYEGKLLRLKQQYFLCSAGLQSILRTFSKTGAPIESLPDKVALHINDTHPTLVIPELMRILMDVHGIGWDQAWSMTTRMVSYTNHTILSEALEKWPMGMVKELLPRIFLIIEEINARFCGELMSKYPGDQNRINQMAIIHDDQVRMAHLAIVASHSVNGVAALHTEILQKREMRLFNEMYPHRFNNKTNGITHRRWLLHANPELAGLINESIGTRWIHQPQEMIGLIKYCEDGSFQEQVAAIKRRNKLRLSEYITKKHGIQVDPDSIFDVQVKRLHAYKRQLLNILHIMHLYNQLKDNPSMDMVPRTFIFGAKAAPSYHLAKRIIKLINTVADVVNKDPDIKGKIRIFFLENYSVSLAEKIIPAADVSEQISTASKEASGTGNMKFMMNGALTIGTMDGANVEMHEMVGDNNMFLFGLRAEQVLDYYQFGGYHSRDIYNGDGRVKEVLDQLVTPGPICCNTQEFDTLYQSLVDNNDEFFVLKDFAGYVETHVKIDLAYRNQKEWLKKSIINIGHSGKFSSDNTISRYATEIWNINPVK; encoded by the coding sequence TTGTTCAACGACAAAGAAACCTTTAAAAAAGTGTTCCGCGAGACACTCATCGGTAAACTGGGTAAGCCGCTGGAAGAAGCATCGAATGGTGAAGTGTACAATATTATCGGTAATATGATCCGTGAGAATGCGGGGAAGAACTGGGCAGAGACGAATCAGAAGTATAAGAACAATCAGGATAAGCAGGTCTACTATTTCTCTATGGAGTTTCTGATCGGCCGCCTGCTTGGCAATAATCTGCTGAATATGGGTGTGCTTGAGGTTGTGCGCGATGGCCTTGCGGAGCTTGGGTTCGATCTGCGGGAGGTGGAGGAGGAAGAATCGGATGCAGGGCTCGGCAATGGCGGCCTGGGCCGGTTGGCTGCCTGCTTTCTGGATTCCCTGGCTTCCCTGCAGTATGCGGGGCATGGCTGCGGCATCCGTTACAAATACGGCTTGTTCGAGCAGAAGATTGTGGACGGTTACCAGGTGGAATTGCCTGACTATTGGCTGCAGAATGATAATGTGTGGGAAGTGCGCCGGGAAGACAAGCAGGTAGAAGTGCGGTTCTGGGGGCGCATCGAAACCCGTGAAGAGAACGGCGAATTGGTCTTTGACCACAAGGATTATGAAGCGGTACGCGCGGTCCCTTATGATGTTCCGATTATTGGTGCCGACCGTAAGCATGTGAATACACTCCGCAACTGGAGCGCGGAGTCGATTACACTGGCTTCCCGGATGTCCGGATCGCTGACGGGCTCGGACTATCATAAGTTTCTGGAATACAAACGTTCGGTGGAATCCATCTCAGAATTCCTGTATCCGGATGATTCGCAGTACGAAGGCAAGCTGCTCCGGCTGAAGCAGCAGTACTTCCTGTGCAGTGCAGGACTGCAAAGTATACTGCGGACCTTCAGCAAGACCGGAGCACCGATTGAGTCATTGCCGGACAAAGTGGCGCTGCATATTAACGATACCCATCCTACCCTGGTTATCCCTGAGCTTATGCGGATTCTGATGGATGTGCACGGTATCGGCTGGGATCAGGCCTGGAGCATGACGACACGGATGGTGTCTTATACGAACCATACCATTCTAAGCGAAGCGCTTGAGAAATGGCCGATGGGGATGGTTAAGGAACTGCTGCCCCGTATCTTCCTGATTATTGAAGAAATCAATGCCCGGTTCTGCGGCGAACTGATGAGCAAATATCCCGGTGATCAGAACCGGATCAACCAGATGGCGATCATTCATGATGATCAGGTCCGCATGGCCCATCTGGCAATTGTAGCGAGCCACAGTGTTAACGGGGTAGCGGCGCTGCACACCGAGATTCTGCAGAAGCGGGAGATGCGGTTATTCAATGAAATGTATCCGCACCGGTTCAATAACAAGACGAACGGGATTACGCACCGGCGCTGGCTGCTGCATGCCAATCCCGAGCTGGCTGGACTCATCAATGAATCCATCGGTACCCGCTGGATTCATCAGCCGCAGGAGATGATTGGGCTGATCAAATACTGTGAGGATGGATCCTTCCAGGAGCAGGTGGCTGCGATCAAACGCCGCAACAAGCTGCGCCTGTCTGAATACATCACCAAGAAGCATGGCATCCAGGTGGATCCCGATTCGATCTTTGATGTCCAGGTCAAACGGCTGCATGCCTACAAGCGCCAGCTGCTGAATATTCTGCATATTATGCACCTGTACAATCAGCTTAAGGATAACCCGTCCATGGATATGGTACCGCGCACCTTTATTTTCGGGGCTAAGGCAGCACCAAGCTATCATTTGGCCAAGCGGATTATCAAGCTGATTAACACTGTAGCTGATGTCGTCAACAAAGATCCGGATATTAAGGGCAAAATCCGTATCTTTTTCCTGGAGAATTATTCGGTATCCCTGGCAGAGAAGATTATCCCTGCTGCCGATGTGAGCGAACAGATCTCTACGGCCAGCAAAGAAGCCTCCGGTACGGGCAACATGAAGTTTATGATGAACGGCGCACTGACGATCGGCACCATGGACGGGGCGAATGTAGAAATGCATGAAATGGTCGGGGACAACAATATGTTCCTGTTCGGTCTGCGGGCGGAGCAGGTGCTCGATTACTACCAGTTCGGGGGATATCACTCCCGCGATATCTATAATGGCGACGGGCGCGTCAAAGAGGTGCTGGACCAGCTGGTGACACCGGGACCTATTTGCTGCAATACCCAGGAATTCGATACGCTGTACCAATCACTGGTTGACAATAATGATGAGTTCTTTGTACTCAAAGATTTTGCCGGCTATGTGGAGACACATGTCAAGATCGATCTTGCGTACCGTAACCAGAAGGAATGGCTGAAGAAGTCTATCATCAACATTGGCCACTCCGGCAAATTCTCCAGTGACAATACGATCAGCCGCTATGCTACTGAAATTTGGAACATTAATCCGGTTAAGTAA
- a CDS encoding GAF domain-containing protein, which yields MFQAMPYDGTRSERFEAVLTQLAALMEGEPNAIANLANASALLKFSLPDTNWTGFYLFDGKELVLGPFQGLPACIRIPLGRGVCGTAAEERRTLVVDDVHAFPGHIACDAASNSEIVVPLLKEGRLLGVLDIDSPLKHRFDDEERRFLERFAEMVAEVL from the coding sequence ATGTTTCAGGCGATGCCCTATGACGGGACACGCAGCGAGCGCTTTGAAGCAGTGCTGACGCAGCTTGCGGCACTGATGGAAGGCGAACCGAATGCTATTGCCAATCTGGCAAATGCTTCGGCATTGCTCAAATTCTCTCTACCGGATACCAACTGGACCGGTTTCTATTTATTTGACGGCAAGGAGCTTGTACTTGGACCTTTTCAGGGACTGCCCGCATGCATTCGCATTCCGCTGGGCCGCGGGGTCTGCGGAACAGCAGCTGAGGAACGCCGTACGCTTGTCGTAGACGATGTCCATGCCTTTCCCGGACACATTGCCTGCGATGCTGCATCGAACAGCGAAATCGTCGTTCCCCTCCTCAAAGAGGGCCGGCTGCTTGGCGTACTCGATATAGACAGTCCGCTTAAACACCGCTTTGACGATGAGGAACGGCGCTTTCTGGAACGGTTCGCAGAGATGGTTGCCGAAGTACTGTAG
- a CDS encoding GNAT family N-acetyltransferase: MYLSRGVAPRLGGTRIELQPIAADHASALFEIWTHPAVAPWLDTPPLASVTDAEQLIALLLQMGREEESLRWSITLPDGEIIGSCGYNQWQLPGAYRGEIGCELSPSCWGQGYMREALELVLDFGFGTMGLNRIEALCHPGNIRAHGLFQALNFSQEGLLRQYRHTASGFQDVSLYALLRDEKL, from the coding sequence TTGTATCTAAGCCGTGGGGTAGCACCGAGACTGGGCGGAACAAGAATAGAGCTGCAGCCGATTGCTGCGGATCATGCTTCTGCGCTGTTTGAGATATGGACTCATCCTGCTGTTGCCCCCTGGCTGGACACCCCGCCGCTGGCATCTGTCACGGATGCGGAGCAGCTGATCGCTCTTCTGCTGCAAATGGGCAGGGAGGAGGAGAGCCTGCGCTGGAGCATTACCCTGCCGGATGGGGAGATTATCGGCAGCTGCGGCTATAACCAATGGCAGCTGCCGGGAGCCTATCGTGGAGAAATCGGCTGCGAGCTGTCTCCGTCCTGCTGGGGACAAGGGTATATGCGCGAAGCACTGGAGCTTGTGCTGGACTTCGGCTTCGGCACGATGGGCTTGAACCGGATTGAAGCCTTATGCCACCCCGGCAATATCCGGGCGCACGGGTTGTTTCAGGCGCTGAACTTTTCGCAGGAAGGCCTGCTGCGCCAATACCGCCATACCGCTTCAGGTTTTCAGGACGTGAGCCTTTACGCTCTGCTGCGTGATGAGAAGTTATAA
- a CDS encoding MarR family winged helix-turn-helix transcriptional regulator produces the protein MIQSYERDTQLTLHLYRVFAKSFKSINEHAVTGSKIEGFNPTAFAVMEVLYYKGPQPIQQIGAKLLLQSGNVTYVIDKLEERGYLQRKPCANDRRVIFAELTAEGEQLMSEMYPKYSERLHLAFSGLNDDEKEQMIILLKKMGLQAEKLSPLPRK, from the coding sequence ATGATACAATCCTATGAACGCGATACTCAATTAACGCTGCATTTGTACCGGGTTTTTGCCAAGTCTTTCAAAAGCATCAATGAGCATGCCGTTACCGGAAGCAAGATTGAAGGCTTCAATCCGACAGCATTCGCTGTGATGGAGGTTCTCTACTATAAGGGACCTCAGCCGATTCAGCAGATCGGTGCCAAACTGCTGCTGCAGAGCGGCAACGTTACTTACGTGATTGACAAGCTTGAAGAACGCGGATACCTGCAGCGCAAACCTTGCGCGAATGACCGGCGTGTTATTTTCGCTGAGCTGACAGCAGAAGGCGAACAGTTGATGAGCGAGATGTATCCGAAATATTCGGAACGCCTGCACCTGGCTTTCAGCGGTCTGAACGATGATGAGAAAGAACAGATGATCATTCTGCTAAAGAAGATGGGTCTCCAAGCTGAGAAGCTCTCGCCGCTGCCCCGCAAGTAG
- a CDS encoding MFS transporter — protein sequence MKESNNTEVQAVKLTANRPFMLLMSAQLISNVGDWLHLLALLTMVGLKWQATPWEITAISLCMAVPMLLGGPLAGYLSDKMDRKAIMIGSDLARAGIVACLVFAGSLWQVYLLLIAKGILDVLFSPAKSGKLKELVPSGQMDQAIALSSSIEQITKIIGPALGGLLVAAFGISACYVLDSATYLVSAVILLAVPQAGKYRTDRGTDTSEELQGRKSFRREVSSGLRMIAGMPAVLGGVVMLVTVLLVLQIADSQTVTLFRDIPGISGDLLGWCLAASGLGTLLSALVSSRMGKRPLLFMSAGAVLMGSVFTAAALVTAYGEAGLWMNIMLFSSFTAAGAGAGLVFIPFYAMLQRRTPEAYTGRVFGTVNSLTSAAVILGPVAGGALVTASGPVSAFILSGVLAALLGLAMLMLRSRIEERDNAGGLDTQVMFEVSQP from the coding sequence ATGAAGGAATCTAATAATACGGAAGTGCAGGCAGTAAAGTTGACAGCAAACCGGCCGTTTATGCTGCTGATGTCCGCGCAGCTTATTTCCAATGTAGGGGATTGGCTGCATCTGCTCGCGCTGCTGACAATGGTCGGCCTGAAATGGCAGGCTACACCTTGGGAGATTACAGCAATCTCACTGTGCATGGCCGTACCTATGCTGCTTGGCGGTCCGCTGGCCGGATATTTAAGTGACAAAATGGACCGCAAGGCGATCATGATCGGCTCGGATCTTGCGCGTGCGGGGATTGTAGCCTGCCTCGTATTTGCCGGTTCGTTGTGGCAGGTCTACCTTTTGCTGATTGCCAAAGGAATTCTGGATGTACTGTTCTCCCCGGCCAAAAGCGGGAAGCTCAAAGAACTGGTGCCTTCCGGGCAAATGGATCAAGCCATTGCCCTCAGCTCGTCTATTGAGCAAATTACCAAAATCATCGGCCCCGCGCTTGGCGGTCTGCTTGTTGCAGCTTTTGGGATCTCGGCCTGCTATGTGTTGGACTCGGCTACTTATCTGGTTTCTGCAGTCATTCTGCTGGCGGTGCCGCAGGCCGGGAAATACCGGACGGACAGAGGGACAGATACGTCAGAGGAACTTCAGGGCCGCAAATCCTTCCGCAGGGAAGTGAGTAGCGGACTGCGGATGATTGCCGGAATGCCTGCGGTGCTGGGTGGGGTGGTCATGCTTGTAACGGTACTGCTGGTACTGCAGATTGCGGATTCCCAGACGGTGACTCTGTTCCGGGATATTCCCGGAATCAGCGGGGATTTGCTGGGCTGGTGCCTGGCGGCGAGCGGTTTGGGAACGCTGCTCTCAGCCCTTGTCTCCAGCCGGATGGGCAAGCGGCCGCTGCTCTTTATGAGTGCCGGTGCGGTCCTTATGGGTTCAGTATTTACTGCTGCCGCGCTGGTGACTGCATACGGAGAAGCAGGTTTATGGATGAATATCATGCTGTTCAGTTCGTTTACGGCCGCGGGAGCGGGGGCAGGACTGGTCTTTATCCCGTTTTACGCGATGCTGCAGCGGAGAACACCGGAAGCCTACACGGGGCGGGTATTCGGCACGGTCAACAGCCTGACCAGCGCAGCGGTCATTCTTGGCCCTGTAGCCGGTGGCGCACTTGTAACAGCCTCGGGACCGGTTTCCGCATTCATTCTTTCGGGTGTACTGGCCGCGCTGCTTGGCCTTGCAATGCTGATGCTGCGCAGCAGAATCGAGGAGAGGGACAATGCGGGCGGGCTGGACACACAAGTAATGTTTGAAGTATCTCAGCCATAG